In Desulfosporosinus youngiae DSM 17734, the genomic stretch GGTCATGTCGCAAATGGCCAGCGCCTCAGCATCTTCCGGAATTTCCCTGTCGGCCATCCTGGCAGCCATCGCCTTTCTGATTCTTACTGTGGCTGAAACCGGACGTATCCCGGTGGACAACCCGGATACTCACCTGGAATTAACCATGGTTCACGAAGGGATGGTCTTAGAGTATTGCGGGCGCTCAGTTGGTTTGATCTTTTGGGGTTCCGCTCTTAAGCAGCTGGTCACCATCTTGCTGATGGTCAACTTCTTTCTGCCCTGGAACCCTGCCGGCAGTCTGCCGCCCGTTGTTTGGCTGATCCTTAAGGTCTTGGTAATTGCTGTTGTCCTGGCCGGTATTGAAACCAGTACCAATAAGATGCGTCTGTTCAGATTGCCAGGATTGCTGACCGCAACCGGCTGCTTATCACTGCTGGCGATCATCGCCATGTAGTAAGGAGGGAAAGATTAATGACACTATTGACAGTCCTGCTTTTAGCCGGTGCGATCCTGTTAACCAGGGTATCCTCTCTACGGACTGCTGTGGGTATCTTAGGATTCCAGTCGGTGATTGTGGCTCTGGCTTGTTTGATATTCGGTCTTAAGACCGGGGAATTTCATATGTATATCGCCGCAGTGCTGACGGCGGTCATTAAAGTTGGGTTAATTGTTTATTCTCTGTGGAGGGTTACCTTGCAATTAAAACATGAAAGGGAAATTGCTAACTTCAACGTCTCTTTCCTCCTGGCCATTCTGGCGATCATCGTTTCCTACGGGTTTGTGAATAAAGTATTGCCCCATATGGCGGGAGAAACCTTGGGAGCAGCCATCGCCTTAACGATGATTGGTCTCTTGATGATCATCGCCCGGTCTCAGGCCATTATGCAGGTTGTCGGTCTAATAACCATGGAGAACGGACTGTACCTTTTAGGTTTATCCATTACCAAAGGTTTACCGCTGATCATCGAGATGGGTATCTTCTTTGATATTCTGGTTGCTGTGGTTGTGTTGGTAATTCTCACTCATAGACTTAAGTACTCCTTTGAGACCACCGACACCAGCATCTTAAACGAGTTAAAGGGGTGATATCGATGTTCGAGTTGATCTTAGCGGCCTTAGTGCTGCCTATTGTCATAGGGTTAATTACCCTGCCGCAAAAGAAACTTGCCGCAATCCGCTATACCAATCTGGCAGGGAGCGCCTTAACCAGTGGTATTATCCTGGCGATCATCGGCAAGATAACGGAAATTAAAGTATTTAGCAGCGAGTTTCTGTATGTGGACTACCTGAGTGCTGTACTCCTTTTAGTGGTAGCTCTGCTGACCTTTACCGCCACCTTATTTTCCCTGCCTTATATGGAGAAGGAAGTAAAAGAAGGACATGCCACGGAAAAGATGATTCCCCGCTATTATGCCCTGCTTAACTTGTTTACCTTTGCCATGGTGAGCGTTCTGGTTGTAGGGAACCTAGGTCTGATGTGGGTGGCTGTGGAAGGCACAACTCTGGCTTCTGCGCTGCTGGTGGCCTTCTATTTTAACCGTTCTGCCCTGGAAGCAGCCTGGAAGTACGTCATGATTTGCACGGTAGGTATTTGTTTAGCCTTGCTGGGTACTATGATTCTCTATTATGCCCAGGTTAATGCCGGTGGCGAGACCCAGGCTCTGAATTGGCTCTACCTGAAGCAAATCAGTCACACCCTTAATCCTGCCATTGTAAAATTAGCCTTTGTCTTCATCTTGATTGGTTACGGTACCAAAGCCGGTCTGGCCCCCATGCATACCTGGCTGCCGGACGCCCACAGTCAGGCTCCCTCGCCGGTCAGCGGTCTTTTATCCGGTGCGCTTTTGAGCTGTGCTTTTTACGCATTGATTCGCAACGTCATTATTATCCAAGGAACCATTGGTACGGAATTTATTCATACGGTGCTTCTCGGACTGGGTATTCTGTCGATCATGCTGGCCATACCCTTTGTCTTGATACAGCATGATGTTAAACGATTGCTGGCCTATTCGTCCGTCGAGCACATGGGGATTATCGCCATCGGTTTCGGGATTGGCAGCCACCTGGCAGTGTATGCAGCACTGCTGCACATCATTAACCACGCCATAGCCAAGTCGGCTCTATTTTATCTGGTCGGTATCATTAGCCAGGAGTATAAAACCAGAAACATTAAAGAGATTCAAGGAATTGCCCGGGTTATGCCCGCCGTAGCCACTATGTTCATGATTGGCATCCTAGCCATCACAGGGACACCTCCGCTAAACATCTTTATTAGTAAGTTCTTGCTGATTAACGCCATGTTCGAGAGCAAAATGTGGCTCCTGGGTGGTTTAACCCTCCTGTTGCTGGTGGGCGTCTTTGCCGGTTTGATGAACTACGCCTTAAAGATGACCTTCAGCAGTGTTCCCGAAAAAATGAAGCGGGCCAATGTTTCGCCAGTCGCTCTAACCGCCATTGGTCTTTCCATCTGCCTGCTGATAATCGGCGGACTTTACCTGCCACCGTTTCTAAGCGAAATCTTAACCAAAGCGGCAGACATTGTGATAGGAGGTTAAGGAACCATGAAGGATTATAAAACGATTCCGGCTGCCGAGTTAAGAGAGACTGCCTGCCAGCTCTACGCTGAAGGACAAAATGGCCTGATGTCCATGTTCGCCAATGACGAACGGCAGCTAAACGGCAATTATGCCATCTACTGCCTGTTTTCAGTCGGTAAAAGTATGCAGGTCATCAAAGCTGTCCTGAAAGAAAAAGGGAAATTGGAGTTCCCTTCAATTACTCCTAAGATTTCAGGCGCAGCTTGGTATGAGCGTGAGATTTACGACATGTTTGGTCTAAAGCCAGTGGGCCACCCGGATTTAAGGCCGCTTGCCTTGCATGAGAACTGGCCCCAGGGGATCTTTCCGTTGCGCAAAGACTTTAACAACCAAACACCCGTACCCACTGCTAAGAAAGAGTTTCCCATGGCCGGGGTGGAAGGGGAGGGAGTATTTCAGGTCCCTGTAGGGCCAATCCACGCGGGTATTATTGAACCAGGTCACTTCATCTTCAGCCAGGCAGGCGAGGACATTATCCGCTTGGATGCCAAGTTATTCTTCCTGCACCGGGGCATTGAAAAAGCCATTGAAGGGGCACCGATTGAAAGAGCTTTCTACCAGGTGGAACGGATCTCGGGTATCTGCACCGTTGCCCACTCTTTGTCCTATTGCCAGGCTATTGAAACCATTGCCGGTGTAACCGTTCCGCCTAGGGCCCAGTATTTAAGAGCGCTGGTAGGTGAAATGGAGCGCCTTTATAACCATGTGGGCGATATTGGCAACTTGTGTGCCGGTATGGGATTTGCTGTGGGAATTATGGCCGGTGCCCGTCTGAAGGAAGATATCATGAGGGTTAACGAAGCACTTACCGGTCACCGTTTTCTGCGGGGCATGGTTGTCCCCGGTGGTGTGCGCCTTGACATTAATGATCAGTTAAGCGCTGAGATCAGGTCAATGCTGGACAAACTGATACCTGACTTCAATGAGATGATTGAACTCTTTAGAGGAAACGATGCCTTCCTGAACCGTGTCGAGACCACCGGCATTGTGCCCCGGCAGGCAGCTCTGGATTTAGGAGTCGTTGGGGTTGGCGCCAGGGCCTCCGGTGTTGATGTCGATATCCGGCGGGATTTCCCCTATGGATGCTATTCCTCGCTGAAATTTGAGGTTCCGATCTACACGAGCGGTGATGTGGCAGCCCGCCTGTGGGTTCGTGTTGATGAAGTGGCTCAGACTGTGAACCTGATTCGCGAGATATTAGAGAAAATGCCTAAGGCTAAGGGTCCCCTGAAAGCAGCTATCCCTGTTATAAAACCCTACAGCAGCGGGTTTGGCTGGTGCGAATCACCTCAGGGCAATAACATTCACTGGCTTATGGTAGGGGAGAACAATACCGTTTACCGCCTGTATGCCCGGGCTGCCGCTTATCCGAACTGGCCGGCCCTAACGGTAGCTGCACCCGGTAATATCATCCCCGACTTCCCGCTCATAAATAAGAGCTATGAACTATCATACGCCTGTGTGGACAGATAGGAGGGTACGAGTTGTTAAAGGTTTGGAAAAAAGTTATCGCCACCGGTAATGTAACAGAACCCTGGGAAAAGGCGGTACCCTCGGAACGTTCCCGGGGTGAAGTGGTCGTAGAGCAAAATGCAGCCTGCAAGGGTTGTAATCTTTGCGTCAATGTTTGTCCGACCAATGCTATAAAATTGTACGAAGGTTCACGGGTAGTTAATCAGAAGGCTTGTGTCTTTTGTGGGCTCTGCGTTGATTCTTGCCAGGAGGGCTGTTTAAAACAAACTACTAATTACAAATTGGCAATCTTGGGCGGTTCACTGGCTGAGAATACCGGTTCAGAATTGAGAAATAAAATCCGCAGGGTCCTGGGCCGGTCCCTGCATATCAGGCATCTGGACATCGGTTCCTGCAACGGCTGTGATTTTGAAATGAACCATGTCTGCAACCCTGTTTACGATATCCAACAATATGGGATTGACTTTGTAGCCTCTCCCCGTCATGCGGATTTGTTGATGGTTACCGGGCCTGTCACCCGTAATTCTACCCAGGCTCTGATGATGACCTATGAGGCAACACCTACTCCCAAACTGGTCATGGCCCTGGGGGCCTGTGCCTGCAGCGGCGATCAGATTTTCGGTGAGAGCTATGCCATTAGAGGAGCTGTTGATGCCTTTGCTCCCGTTGATATCTACGTGCCTGGCTGCCCTCCGCGGCCGCAGGCTATTATTCATGGGTTAATGCTGGCTCTGGACCGGATGTAGCTGGTCATGGGATTAAAAATGATCGTCCATAATTTCCATCAAATTGTCATTTCATTTTAGCTCTCATTCTCATCTTTCTGATGGTGTGGTCTTTAAATTTAGAACACATTTTAGCCAAGATTTTAGAGAAAAGAGGTAAGGTTCAAAATGAAGAAGATTTTTATCAGTCACTCATCCGAGGATAAGGAGATGTGTGACGCATTTGTAGACGTTTTAGAACAATTAGGTATTCCTGAGGCTGACATATTATATACATCTTCAGCAAGGCATGGTGTACCTGGAGATGAAGATATATTCGAATATCTGAATAAGCATATTAAACAAAGATTGAATGTATTTTATATGTTGTCCAATAATTATTTTAAAAATATCCATTGTATCAATGAAATGAGGGCAGCTTGGCGAGCACAAAATGAATATTCAATTTATATCTTACCAAATTTAAATTACGCAATGAAAGGCTTAAACAGTAAGAAAGGTTATAATTTAACGTCTGCTATGGAATTGACCAATCTCAAAGATAGAATAACAAAAATGTATAATACGTCTATACCAGAAAATAAATGGGAAGAAGTTAAAAACAAATTTCTTGAAGTAGTGTTAAGATGAATCACTCAAATTTAATATAAAGTATTCGCTACTAAAGCTAATCACTTGCTGATTGGCTTTTTTCTCATAAATCAAGCGGCCTGGTTTGGATCCGGGCCAGCCAAGCTGCTTAACTGAAATACAGTTTCAGCTAATTTTTAAAATATCCTTATATAAAAACCGGATTTAGGTCTATTACTAAGT encodes the following:
- a CDS encoding proton-conducting transporter membrane subunit; the protein is MFELILAALVLPIVIGLITLPQKKLAAIRYTNLAGSALTSGIILAIIGKITEIKVFSSEFLYVDYLSAVLLLVVALLTFTATLFSLPYMEKEVKEGHATEKMIPRYYALLNLFTFAMVSVLVVGNLGLMWVAVEGTTLASALLVAFYFNRSALEAAWKYVMICTVGICLALLGTMILYYAQVNAGGETQALNWLYLKQISHTLNPAIVKLAFVFILIGYGTKAGLAPMHTWLPDAHSQAPSPVSGLLSGALLSCAFYALIRNVIIIQGTIGTEFIHTVLLGLGILSIMLAIPFVLIQHDVKRLLAYSSVEHMGIIAIGFGIGSHLAVYAALLHIINHAIAKSALFYLVGIISQEYKTRNIKEIQGIARVMPAVATMFMIGILAITGTPPLNIFISKFLLINAMFESKMWLLGGLTLLLLVGVFAGLMNYALKMTFSSVPEKMKRANVSPVALTAIGLSICLLIIGGLYLPPFLSEILTKAADIVIGG
- a CDS encoding toll/interleukin-1 receptor domain-containing protein, whose product is MKKIFISHSSEDKEMCDAFVDVLEQLGIPEADILYTSSARHGVPGDEDIFEYLNKHIKQRLNVFYMLSNNYFKNIHCINEMRAAWRAQNEYSIYILPNLNYAMKGLNSKKGYNLTSAMELTNLKDRITKMYNTSIPENKWEEVKNKFLEVVLR
- the nuoB gene encoding NADH-quinone oxidoreductase subunit NuoB, whose translation is MLKVWKKVIATGNVTEPWEKAVPSERSRGEVVVEQNAACKGCNLCVNVCPTNAIKLYEGSRVVNQKACVFCGLCVDSCQEGCLKQTTNYKLAILGGSLAENTGSELRNKIRRVLGRSLHIRHLDIGSCNGCDFEMNHVCNPVYDIQQYGIDFVASPRHADLLMVTGPVTRNSTQALMMTYEATPTPKLVMALGACACSGDQIFGESYAIRGAVDAFAPVDIYVPGCPPRPQAIIHGLMLALDRM
- a CDS encoding NADH-quinone oxidoreductase subunit C, coding for MKDYKTIPAAELRETACQLYAEGQNGLMSMFANDERQLNGNYAIYCLFSVGKSMQVIKAVLKEKGKLEFPSITPKISGAAWYEREIYDMFGLKPVGHPDLRPLALHENWPQGIFPLRKDFNNQTPVPTAKKEFPMAGVEGEGVFQVPVGPIHAGIIEPGHFIFSQAGEDIIRLDAKLFFLHRGIEKAIEGAPIERAFYQVERISGICTVAHSLSYCQAIETIAGVTVPPRAQYLRALVGEMERLYNHVGDIGNLCAGMGFAVGIMAGARLKEDIMRVNEALTGHRFLRGMVVPGGVRLDINDQLSAEIRSMLDKLIPDFNEMIELFRGNDAFLNRVETTGIVPRQAALDLGVVGVGARASGVDVDIRRDFPYGCYSSLKFEVPIYTSGDVAARLWVRVDEVAQTVNLIREILEKMPKAKGPLKAAIPVIKPYSSGFGWCESPQGNNIHWLMVGENNTVYRLYARAAAYPNWPALTVAAPGNIIPDFPLINKSYELSYACVDR